One genomic segment of Brassica napus cultivar Da-Ae chromosome A3, Da-Ae, whole genome shotgun sequence includes these proteins:
- the LOC111214142 gene encoding L-ascorbate oxidase homolog, whose protein sequence is MQGGKLLTVFVCLVSTVALVNAGDPYFYYTWNVTYGTASPLGIPQQVILINGQFPGPNLNSTSNNNVVINVFNNLDEPFLLTWSGLQHRKNSWQDGVTGTSCPIPAGTNYTYHFQPKDQIGSYFYYPSTALHRFSGGFGGLRVNSRLLIPVPYADPEDDYTVLINDWYTKSHTALKNFLDSGRTLGSPDGVLINGKSGKVGGQDKPLFTMKPGKTYKYRICNVGFKSTLNFRIQGHKMKLVEMEGSHVLQNDYDSLDVHVGQCFAVLVTADQAAKNYYMVASTRFLKKEVSTVGVMSYEGSTVQPSSELPKAPVGWAWSLNQYRSFRWNLTASAARPNPQGSYHYGKINITRTIKLANTKSVVNGKVRFGFNGVSHVDTETPLKLAEYFEMSEKVFKYNVIKDEPAAKATTLTVEPNVLNITFRTFVEIVFENHEKSMQSFHLDGYSFFAVASEPGRWTPEKRKNYNLLDAVSRHTVQVYPKSWSAILLTFDNAGMWNIRSENWERRYLGQQLYVSVLSPEKSLRDEYNIPLNTNLCGIVKGLPLPTPYTI, encoded by the exons ATGCAGGGTGGTAAGCTTTTGACGGTGTTTGTGTGCCTTGTCTCGACGGTGGCGCTGGTGAACGCCGGCGATCCTTACTTCTACTACACGTGGAACGTGACGTACGGAACCGCCTCGCCTCTCGGAATCCCTCAACAGGTGATTCTCATCAACGGACAGTTCCCTGGTCCTAACCTAAACTCTACATCTAACAACAATGTCGTCATCAATGTCTTTAACAACCTTGACGAGCCTTTCCTCTTGACCTG GAGTGGTCTCCAGCACAGGAAGAACTCATGGCAAGATGGTGTGACTGGGACCTCATGCCCAATCCCAGCAGGCACCAACTACACTTACCACTTCCAGCCAAAGGACCAGATCGGTAGTTACTTCTACTACCCATCCACCGCTCTCCACCGTTTCTCCGGTGGTTTCGGTGGCCTCCGTGTCAACAGCCGTCTCCTCATCCCCGTCCCTTACGCTGACCCCGAAGACGACTACACCGTCCTCATCAACGACTGGTACACCAAGAGCCACACCGCTCTCAAGAACTTCCTCGACAGTGGCCGTACTCTTGGCTCCCCTGACGGCGTTCTCATCAACGGTAAGTCCGGCAAAGTCGGAGGACAGGACAAGCCACTCTTCACCATGAAGCCAGGAAAGACATACAAGTACAGAATCTGTAACGTTGGATTCAAGTCCACTCTTAACTTCAGGATCCAAGGACACAAGATGAAGCTTGTTGAGATGGAAGGCTCCCACGTTCTCCAAAACGACTACGACTCACTAGACGTCCACGTCGGACAGTGCTTTGCTGTTCTTGTCACCGCTGACCAAGCGGCTAAGAACTACTACATGGTTGCATCCACTAGGTTCCTCAAGAAGGAAGTGAGCACTGTTGGTGTGATGAGCTACGAAGGTAGCACTGTTCAGCCTTCGAGTGAACTCCCCAAGGCTCCAGTGGGCTGGGCTTGGTCTCTTAATCAGTACAGATCCTTCAGGTGGAACTTAACCGCAAGCGCGGCTAGACCTAACCCTCAAGGATCTTACCATTATGGAAAGATCAACATCACACGTACCATCAAGCTAGCTAACACCAAGAGTGTGGTGAACGGAAAGGTTAGGTTCGGGTTCAACGGTGTATCACACGTTGATACCgagactcccttgaagcttGCTGAGTactttgagatgtctgagaaGGTCTTTAAATACAATGTCATCAAGGATGAGCCAGCAGCCAAGGCCACAACACTAACTGTTGAGCCTAATGTCCTGAACATCACTTTCCGTACCTTTGTCGAAATCGTCTTCGAGAACCACGAGAAGAGCATGCAGTCCTTCCATTTGGATGGTTACTCCTTCTTCGCCGTCGC TTCCGAGCCAGGAAGATGGACACCAGAGAAGAGGAAGAACTACAACTTGCTCGACGCTGTTAGCAGACACACCGTGCAAGTGTACCCCAAGTCGTGGTCAGCTATCCTCTTGACATTCGACAACGCCGGTATGTGGAACATCAGATCAGAGAACTGGGAGAGAAGATACTTGGGACAGCAACTGTACGTCAGTGTTCTTTCACCTGAAAAATCTCTAAGAGACGAGTACAACATCCCACTTAACACCAACCTTTGCGGCATCGTCAAGGGCTTGCCCTTACCTACACCCTACACTATTTAA
- the BNAA03G32820D gene encoding uncharacterized protein BNAA03G32820D: protein MMKMRIGVLAFMVALSAVEFGLASPNTVPAFLWSPHLQAANGELDEAVNYQVMSAKDLVGSVFTHGGWSNFLCSEKKVEQPVDVALVFIGRELQSSDVSSKRNSDPSLVNTLNNLFTASNFSLAFPYIAAPEEERMESLLLSGLKQACPHNVGVSNIVFSDSCLVEDGTIQKLSDLQSFKDHLLARRETRKEGETDLVVLCSEGSQSHSERESISELVSSVEQSGSKYTALYVSDPYWYTSYKTLQRFLAESATGNSSSVGVSTTCDELCKFKSSLLEGILVGIVFLLILISGLCCMAGIDTPTRFETPQDS from the exons atgatgaagatgcgAATTGGCGTGCTGGCGTTCATGGTAGCTCTCTCTGCGGTTGAATTTGGATTGGCTTCTCCTAACACCGTTCCTGCTTTCCTCTGGTCTCCGCATCTCCA GGCTGCTAATGGTGAATTGGATGAGGCTGTGAATTATCAGGTCATGTCCGCGAAGGATCTAGTAGGTTCTGTGTTCACTCATGGAGGATGGTCAAACTTTCTG TGCTCGGAGAAGAAAGTTGAGCAGCCTGTTGATGTTGCACTTGTGTTCATTGGCAGAgag TTACAATCTTCTGATGTGTCTTCGAAAAGGAACTCGGACCCTTCCCTTGTTAATACATTGAAT AATCTATTCACAGCTTCCAACTTCTCATTGGCATTCCCATACATTGCTGCGCCAGAGGAAGAAAGGATGGAGAGTTTGTTGCTTTCAGGGCTTAAACAAGCTTGCCCTCACAATGTAGGAGTCAGCAATATTGTCTTCTCAGATTCTTGCCTTGTTGAGGATGGAACAATCCAGAAACTATCAGACTTGCAGTCTTTCAAA GATCATTTGCTTGCTAGAAGAGAAACAAGGAAAGAAGGAGAAACCGACTTGGTTGTGCTCTGTTCTGAGGGTTCTCAATCACATTCAGAGC GTGAAAGCATCTCCGAACTTGTTAGTTCAGTAGAACAATCTGGCAGCAAATATACAGCTCTTTATGTTTCTGATCCGTACTGGTACACATCTTACAAAACCCTCCAAAGGTTTCTAGCCGAAAGTGCTACCGGAAACAGCAGCTCTGTTGGTGTTTCCACAACCTGTGATGAACTCTGCAAATTCAAGTCATCACTTTTGGAAGGCATCCTAGTG GGAATCGTTTTCCTTCTCATCTTGATCAGTGGACTTTGTTGTATGGCGGGTATTGATACACCAACTAGATTCGAGACTCCTCAAGATTCTTGA